In Nitrospiraceae bacterium, the following are encoded in one genomic region:
- a CDS encoding TolC family protein, which produces MKRIPVLFVYVCVVFSLGVPSAGWTADPPSAVYSLGDILALAAERNPTIAGAEGLVKQSQGQQIAAGAYLNPSLTGVAGRGAIRDPSNGARVTERTITVEQPLEWSGKRQARQEAADAGVAGTNALLEETRLTLASDVKVAFFSLLLALRDAELAAQNVTLVEEVLRTVKARVAAGEATSFDTMKAGVEVQKAQKDVARAQNAVLVAKSRLNTLTAGALGKQFGVQGDFLSPKPNLDVEGLAARAVEDHPALRRLGKVAEQADHTVRYERESRVPNVSILGSYHREAGDESVTAGLSVPLPLWYRRQGEIETAMGAKYRAEAERARARNELEQAITQHTQELRTAQDQLHVFETGLLKQAEQTLAVARTSFRQGVASLLDVLDAQRVYRQTLLEYAQVRADLSIALVRLERSLGTSL; this is translated from the coding sequence ATGAAACGGATTCCAGTTCTATTTGTATACGTCTGCGTGGTCTTTTCCCTGGGCGTCCCCTCGGCAGGGTGGACGGCTGATCCGCCATCCGCCGTCTACTCCTTGGGAGATATCCTCGCGTTGGCCGCCGAGCGGAACCCAACCATTGCCGGGGCCGAGGGACTCGTGAAGCAAAGCCAGGGGCAGCAGATTGCCGCCGGGGCCTATCTCAATCCGTCGCTGACCGGCGTTGCAGGGCGGGGCGCGATCCGCGACCCGAGCAACGGGGCGCGTGTCACCGAGCGGACGATCACGGTTGAACAACCCTTGGAGTGGTCGGGGAAGCGGCAAGCCCGTCAAGAAGCAGCCGATGCGGGGGTGGCCGGGACGAACGCCCTGTTGGAAGAGACCAGGCTGACGCTCGCCTCCGATGTCAAAGTCGCCTTTTTCTCCCTCCTCCTGGCGCTGCGAGACGCCGAACTCGCGGCGCAAAATGTGACGCTGGTGGAAGAGGTGCTTCGGACGGTCAAGGCGCGGGTTGCGGCGGGAGAAGCCACCTCGTTCGATACGATGAAGGCCGGGGTCGAGGTGCAAAAGGCCCAGAAGGATGTGGCGCGGGCGCAGAACGCCGTGCTCGTGGCGAAATCTCGATTGAATACGCTCACGGCGGGTGCCCTCGGCAAACAATTCGGCGTGCAGGGAGATTTTCTTTCTCCCAAACCGAATTTGGATGTCGAGGGTCTGGCGGCCAGAGCGGTCGAGGACCACCCGGCGCTGCGGCGGTTGGGCAAGGTGGCGGAACAAGCCGACCATACGGTCCGCTACGAGCGCGAGTCGCGCGTGCCCAACGTCAGCATTTTGGGGAGCTACCACCGCGAGGCGGGAGACGAATCGGTGACCGCCGGGCTGAGCGTCCCACTGCCGCTCTGGTACCGGCGTCAGGGCGAGATCGAAACGGCTATGGGCGCGAAGTATCGAGCAGAAGCCGAGCGGGCTCGAGCCCGCAATGAATTGGAGCAGGCGATCACGCAGCACACCCAGGAATTGCGCACGGCACAGGATCAACTCCATGTCTTCGAAACCGGACTACTCAAACAGGCGGAGCAAACGTTGGCGGTAGCCCGCACCAGTTTCCGTCAGGGGGTGGCCAGCTTGCTCGATGTGCTCGATGCCCAACGAGTCTACCGGCAGACCCTGTTGGAATATGCGCAGGTGCGCGCGGACCTTTCGATTGCCTTGGTGCGATTGGAACGCTCGCTGGGAACCTCGCTGTAA
- a CDS encoding efflux RND transporter periplasmic adaptor subunit produces MMPTMLIRSLIVTALALAGCGEQAPEPAAVPPKAASKPATTAVHLIQPPQAVRDRVRTEPVTVRSLPDLVTAPGEVALDLRQVAKITSRIDGQIEQVHVQLGDRVKPGQPLAAIGSLQLDQLIEEYLVGKAQADVAENSFHRTEKLRADDIVPERKLVEDRGRYLETNARYQHIREKLLHMGLSQAELSQLERGRHDESHRYILTTPIAGTVVAQNAVRGQGVAPGNELFEVVDTSRVWVFANLPIEQARKFKEGDVGTIVPKGGDPVMAPLVYVAPVADEVTRTIHVKFDVTNREHGLKPREYVDVQLSAAGPPVTAIPVSAVTMVGAVRGVFVQRDGGFVFTPVEVGRESGGWTEVRKGVAPETRVAVDGVFDLKNVLLKEQIGSGEGG; encoded by the coding sequence ATGATGCCGACCATGCTGATTCGCAGTCTGATCGTCACGGCACTGGCGCTGGCCGGATGCGGCGAGCAGGCTCCGGAGCCGGCCGCGGTGCCGCCCAAGGCGGCATCGAAGCCGGCGACCACGGCGGTTCATCTGATCCAGCCGCCGCAGGCGGTGCGAGATCGGGTGCGGACCGAACCGGTGACGGTGCGCTCGCTCCCGGACCTTGTGACGGCGCCGGGGGAAGTTGCGTTGGATCTTCGTCAGGTCGCGAAGATTACCTCGCGGATCGACGGGCAGATCGAACAGGTGCACGTGCAGTTGGGGGACCGGGTCAAGCCGGGACAACCCCTCGCCGCGATCGGCAGCCTGCAGCTCGATCAGTTGATCGAGGAATACCTGGTCGGCAAGGCGCAGGCCGACGTGGCCGAGAACAGCTTTCACCGGACCGAAAAACTCCGTGCCGACGACATCGTGCCGGAGCGAAAGTTGGTCGAGGACCGTGGCCGCTATCTGGAAACGAACGCCCGGTACCAGCATATCCGTGAAAAGCTGCTGCATATGGGGCTCTCGCAGGCCGAGTTGTCCCAATTGGAGCGGGGGCGGCATGACGAAAGCCACCGCTACATCCTGACCACTCCCATCGCCGGCACGGTGGTCGCGCAGAATGCGGTACGCGGGCAAGGGGTCGCACCGGGAAATGAACTGTTCGAAGTGGTGGATACCAGTCGTGTGTGGGTGTTTGCCAATTTGCCGATCGAACAAGCCAGGAAGTTCAAGGAAGGGGATGTGGGCACGATCGTGCCCAAAGGCGGAGACCCGGTCATGGCTCCCCTGGTCTATGTGGCGCCGGTGGCGGATGAGGTCACCCGCACCATCCACGTAAAGTTTGATGTCACCAACCGCGAGCATGGCCTGAAGCCGCGGGAGTATGTGGATGTGCAATTGTCCGCCGCGGGGCCGCCGGTCACGGCCATCCCTGTGTCCGCGGTCACCATGGTCGGGGCGGTTAGGGGCGTGTTCGTGCAGCGCGACGGAGGATTCGTCTTCACACCGGTCGAAGTCGGCCGGGAAAGCGGGGGCTGGACGGAAGTTCGGAAGGGTGTGGCGCCCGAGACGCGGGTGGCCGTCGACGGCGTGTTCGATCTCAAGAACGTGTTGCTCAAGGAGCAGATCGGTTCGGGGGAGGGCGGCTGA